The Salvelinus namaycush isolate Seneca chromosome 1, SaNama_1.0, whole genome shotgun sequence genome has a window encoding:
- the nod2 gene encoding nucleotide-binding oligomerization domain-containing protein 2 isoform X2, with product MSINYNPHNKSHFLLLQDYFPAVANWLKLRSYICMSARQLVLRQRAELLGALCCGGSSEGLESVLDLLLSWGMLFWEDYQNVRVPGRALCANTRVLLDLVYTKGDETCQLLLAAFKQVLPEAQRAGLSFGNCRTADLENTRDDTKELHGTAIQTLQTDRPGLVRRLKDHIEGALEVLLHTGSFTPSDCDEVQLLVYTPSQQARRLLDQVRSKGEPAAKVLLQYFQQTEDHPSPFNQEAPPKECLSYQKKLRSTVSAQSHFLSTYGGTSSLSLEDIYTEGQLELAQGGSEAQPQTGALGLEDVVGLVGTLNQEADTVLVSGEAGSGKSTLLQRLHLLWARGAALHDFFLLFPFSCRRLSSEQRELSLRELLFLHCCWPDGDQDRIFQFILDHPHLILFTFDGLDEFMQSFSDSEQRHCCPTQCAPVPTLLFNLLQGSLMKGVRKVVTSRPEAVGPTLKRYLRKEVLLKGFSPGGIDCFVRKYLRDPTVATRVLESLRNNTALLGLCHIPVFCWIVSKCYKELLGCGEGEGSPQTITDVYLMILQHFFQRRASQRNTMGIGWVQEHQDTALHLGQLAMEGLGASCYVFTGTELQKCGVTEEDICMGFLIRSEDLSSSTNCKHYEFLHITMQCFFAALYIVLNNNLDRSTIPKLFQPQDRQQQPGFHRVCLGHCLTQQEGALKEANTAAETPNLQITATFVSGLLSQRHRSLLLLSCPGPTLDRKSKQVVTCLSKGIQKHFKSIPRPVEGEKKSMHAMPGFVWLIKCIHEMQDSRIARDTMAKLEVEHLKLTYCNIGPVECTALAYVLQHLRNPVGLQLDYNYVGDVGVEQLLPCLHVCHSVYLRHNNISDEGIRKLIEKGIQCERFQKIALFNNKLTDACTECFAHLLKTKQNFLSLRLGNNNITAAGAGQLAEGLRFNRSLQFLGLWGNKIGDKGAEAIANALKDSQTLVWLRLTKNCITRTGVECLILALEGNTSVKAVWLRGNELSPEEVEEMTQREPRLTF from the exons atgtccattaattataatccacataataaatcacatttcctgttgctgcaagattattttcctgctgtagcaaactggctcaaattaagatcctacatctgtatgagtGCCCGGCAGCTGGTCCTGAGGCAGAGAGCAGAGCTGCTGGGTGCCCTGTGCTGTGGTGGCTCTTCTGAGGGTCTGGAGAGTGTATTGGACCTACTCCTGTCCTGGGGAATGCTGTTCTGGGAGGACTACCAGAATGTACGGGTACCAGGCCGTGCTCTGTGTGCCAACACAAGGGTGCTACTAGATCTTGTGTACACCAAGGGAGATGAGACCTGTCAACTGCTCCTGGCTGCTTTCAAACAG GTCCTCCCTGAGGCCCAAAGAGCTGGCCTCTCTTTTGGAAACTGTCGTACTGCCGATCTAGAAAATACAAGAGATGATACAAAAGAACTACATGGTACAGCTATCCAGaccctccagacagacaggcCTGGTCTGGTGAGGAGGCTAAAGGACCATATTGAAGGAGCTCTGGAGGTCCTGCTGCATACAGGCAGCTTTACACCATCTGATTGCGATGAAGTGCAGCTACTTGTGTACACCCCCTCACAACAG GCAAGGCGTCTACTGGACCAGGTCAGATCAAAGGGGGAGCCTGCAGCAAAGGTCCTACTGCAATACTTTCAGCAAACAGAGGACCATCCCTCACCATTTAACCAAGAGGCTCCTCCCAAAG AGTGCTTGTCCTATCAGAAGAAGCTGCGCAGCACTGTGTCGGCCCAGTCACATTTCCTCAGCACGTATGGAGGAACCAGCAGTCTGTCTCTAGAAGACATCTACACAGAGGGTCAGCTGGAGCTTGCCCAGGGTGGCAGTGAGGCCCAGCCCCAGACTGGTGCTCTGGGGCTGGAGGACGTGGTGGGCCTGGTGGGCACCCTGAACCAGGAGGCTGACACTGTGCTAGTCTCTGGGGAGGCAGGCAGTGGGAAGAGCACCCTTCTCCAGAGGCTGCACCTCCTCTGGGCCAGGGGGGCGGCTCTACATgatttcttcctcctctttcccttcaGCTGCCGCAGGCTGAGCTCGGAGCAGAGGGAGCTGTCTCTCAGAGAGCTGCTGTTCCTGCACTGCTGCTGGCCGGACGGGGACCAGGACCGAATCTTCCAGTTCATCCTGGACCATCCGCACCTCATCCTCTTCACCTTCGACGGCCTGGACGAGTTTATGCAGAGCTTCTCAGACTCAGAGCAGAGGCACTGCTGCCCCACCCAGTGTGCCCCAGTCCCCACCCTGCTCTTCAACTTGCTGCAGGGATCCCTCATGAAGGGGGTGAGGAAG GTGGTGACCAGCCGGCCAGAGGCAGTGGGTCCCACCCTGAAGCGGTACCTTCGCAAGGAAGTCCTCTTGAAAGGCTTCTCGCCCGGCGGGATCGACTGCTTCGTGAGGAAGTATCTTCGCGACCCGACGGTGGCCACCAGGGTCCTGGAGTCTCTACGaaacaacacagctctactgggcCTGTGTCACATCCCGGTTTTCTGCTGGATTGTGTCCAAGTGTTATAAGGAGCTGCTGGgctgtggagagggagagggcagtCCCCAGACCATCACAGATGTTTACCTCATGATCCTGCAGCACTTCTTCCAGCGCCGGGCCTCTCAGAGGAACACCATGGGGATAGGGTGGGTGCAGGAGCACCAGGATACTGCCTTGCATCTGGGGCAGCTAGCCATGGAGGGCCTGGGGGCCTCTTGTTATGTCTTCACAGGCACAGAGCTACAGAAGTGTGGGGTGACCGAGGAAGATATCTGCATGGGGTTCCTCATCCGTAGTGAagacctctcctcctctactaacTGCAAACACTACGAGTTCCTGCACATTACCATGCAGTGCTTCTTTGCTGCTCTCTACATTGTCCTGAACAATAACTTGGACCGCTCCACCATCCCTAAGCTCTTTCAGCCGCAGGACAGGCAGCAACAGCCTGGCTTTCACAGGGTGTGTCTGGGGCACTGCTTGACCCAACAAGAAGGGGCCTTGAAGGAGGCCAATACGGCAGCAGAGACCCCCAACCTCCAGATAACAGCCACTTTTGTGTCTGGGCTCTTGTCTCAGCGCCACCGCAGCCTGCTGCTCCTCTCCTGCCCTGGGCCCACTCTGGACAGGAAGTCCAAGCAGGTGGTGACGTGCCTGTCCAAAGGCATACAGAAGCACTTTAAATCCATCCCTCGGCCtgtggagggggagaagaagagcaTGCACGCCATGCCGGGCTTCGTGTGGCTAATCAAGTGCATCCATGAGATGCAGGACAGCAGGATCGCCAGAGACACTATGGCTAAGCTAGAGGTGGAACACCTGAAGCTGACCTATTGTAACATAGGCCCTGTGGAGTGTACTGCGCTGGCCTACGTGCTCCAGCACCTTAGGAACCCTGTGGGGCTTCAGCTAGACTACAACTACGTAGGAGACGTTGGGGtggagcagctgctgccttgcctGCATGTCTGCCACTCTGTATA CCTGAGACACAATAACATATCAGATGAGGGAATCCGTAAATTGATTGAAAAAGGCATCCAGTGTGAGCGCTTTCAGAAGATTGC GCTCTTCAACAACAAGCTAACTGATGCCTGCACAGAGTGCTTCGCTCACCTCCTGAAGACGAAACAGAATTTTCTCTCTCTAAG GCTGGGAAACAATAACATCACAGCAGCAGGGGCAGGGCAACTGGCGGAGGGACTGAGGTTCAATCGGTCACTACAGTTCTTGGG GCTTTGGGGAAATAAAATAGGTGATAAAGGTGCAGAGGCCATTGCCAATGCTCTAAAGGACAGCCAAACCTTGGTGTGGCTCAG GTTAACCAAAAACTGCATCACAAGAACAGGTGTGGAGTGTCTAATACTGGCTCTTGAAGGCAACACTAGTGTGAAGGCAGTGTG GTTGAGAGGTAATGAGCTCAGCCCagaagaggtggaggagatgACACAGCGGGAACCCAGGCTTACATTCTGA
- the nod2 gene encoding nucleotide-binding oligomerization domain-containing protein 2 isoform X1, protein MSINYNPHNKSHFLLLQDYFPAVANWLKLRSYICMSARQLVLRQRAELLGALCCGGSSEGLESVLDLLLSWGMLFWEDYQNVRVPGRALCANTRVLLDLVYTKGDETCQLLLAAFKQVLPEAQRAGLSFGNCRTADLENTRDDTKELHGTAIQTLQTDRPGLVRRLKDHIEGALEVLLHTGSFTPSDCDEVQLLVYTPSQQARRLLDQVRSKGEPAAKVLLQYFQQTEDHPSPFNQEAPPKECLSYQKKLRSTVSAQSHFLSTYGGTSSLSLEDIYTEGQLELAQGGSEAQPQTGALGLEDVVGLVGTLNQEADTVLVSGEAGSGKSTLLQRLHLLWARGAALHDFFLLFPFSCRRLSSEQRELSLRELLFLHCCWPDGDQDRIFQFILDHPHLILFTFDGLDEFMQSFSDSEQRHCCPTQCAPVPTLLFNLLQGSLMKGVRKVVTSRPEAVGPTLKRYLRKEVLLKGFSPGGIDCFVRKYLRDPTVATRVLESLRNNTALLGLCHIPVFCWIVSKCYKELLGCGEGEGSPQTITDVYLMILQHFFQRRASQRNTMGIGWVQEHQDTALHLGQLAMEGLGASCYVFTGTELQKCGVTEEDICMGFLIRSEDLSSSTNCKHYEFLHITMQCFFAALYIVLNNNLDRSTIPKLFQPQDRQQQPGFHRVCLGHCLTQQEGALKEANTAAETPNLQITATFVSGLLSQRHRSLLLLSCPGPTLDRKSKQVVTCLSKGIQKHFKSIPRPVEGEKKSMHAMPGFVWLIKCIHEMQDSRIARDTMAKLEVEHLKLTYCNIGPVECTALAYVLQHLRNPVGLQLDYNYVGDVGVEQLLPCLHVCHSVYLRHNNISDEGIRKLIEKGIQCERFQKIALFNNKLTDACTECFAHLLKTKQNFLSLRLGNNNITAAGAGQLAEGLRFNRSLQFLGLWGNKIGDKGAEAIANALKDSQTLVWLSLVDNGVGSAGACALAPLIKNSTLEELWLTKNCITRTGVECLILALEGNTSVKAVWLRGNELSPEEVEEMTQREPRLTF, encoded by the exons atgtccattaattataatccacataataaatcacatttcctgttgctgcaagattattttcctgctgtagcaaactggctcaaattaagatcctacatctgtatgagtGCCCGGCAGCTGGTCCTGAGGCAGAGAGCAGAGCTGCTGGGTGCCCTGTGCTGTGGTGGCTCTTCTGAGGGTCTGGAGAGTGTATTGGACCTACTCCTGTCCTGGGGAATGCTGTTCTGGGAGGACTACCAGAATGTACGGGTACCAGGCCGTGCTCTGTGTGCCAACACAAGGGTGCTACTAGATCTTGTGTACACCAAGGGAGATGAGACCTGTCAACTGCTCCTGGCTGCTTTCAAACAG GTCCTCCCTGAGGCCCAAAGAGCTGGCCTCTCTTTTGGAAACTGTCGTACTGCCGATCTAGAAAATACAAGAGATGATACAAAAGAACTACATGGTACAGCTATCCAGaccctccagacagacaggcCTGGTCTGGTGAGGAGGCTAAAGGACCATATTGAAGGAGCTCTGGAGGTCCTGCTGCATACAGGCAGCTTTACACCATCTGATTGCGATGAAGTGCAGCTACTTGTGTACACCCCCTCACAACAG GCAAGGCGTCTACTGGACCAGGTCAGATCAAAGGGGGAGCCTGCAGCAAAGGTCCTACTGCAATACTTTCAGCAAACAGAGGACCATCCCTCACCATTTAACCAAGAGGCTCCTCCCAAAG AGTGCTTGTCCTATCAGAAGAAGCTGCGCAGCACTGTGTCGGCCCAGTCACATTTCCTCAGCACGTATGGAGGAACCAGCAGTCTGTCTCTAGAAGACATCTACACAGAGGGTCAGCTGGAGCTTGCCCAGGGTGGCAGTGAGGCCCAGCCCCAGACTGGTGCTCTGGGGCTGGAGGACGTGGTGGGCCTGGTGGGCACCCTGAACCAGGAGGCTGACACTGTGCTAGTCTCTGGGGAGGCAGGCAGTGGGAAGAGCACCCTTCTCCAGAGGCTGCACCTCCTCTGGGCCAGGGGGGCGGCTCTACATgatttcttcctcctctttcccttcaGCTGCCGCAGGCTGAGCTCGGAGCAGAGGGAGCTGTCTCTCAGAGAGCTGCTGTTCCTGCACTGCTGCTGGCCGGACGGGGACCAGGACCGAATCTTCCAGTTCATCCTGGACCATCCGCACCTCATCCTCTTCACCTTCGACGGCCTGGACGAGTTTATGCAGAGCTTCTCAGACTCAGAGCAGAGGCACTGCTGCCCCACCCAGTGTGCCCCAGTCCCCACCCTGCTCTTCAACTTGCTGCAGGGATCCCTCATGAAGGGGGTGAGGAAG GTGGTGACCAGCCGGCCAGAGGCAGTGGGTCCCACCCTGAAGCGGTACCTTCGCAAGGAAGTCCTCTTGAAAGGCTTCTCGCCCGGCGGGATCGACTGCTTCGTGAGGAAGTATCTTCGCGACCCGACGGTGGCCACCAGGGTCCTGGAGTCTCTACGaaacaacacagctctactgggcCTGTGTCACATCCCGGTTTTCTGCTGGATTGTGTCCAAGTGTTATAAGGAGCTGCTGGgctgtggagagggagagggcagtCCCCAGACCATCACAGATGTTTACCTCATGATCCTGCAGCACTTCTTCCAGCGCCGGGCCTCTCAGAGGAACACCATGGGGATAGGGTGGGTGCAGGAGCACCAGGATACTGCCTTGCATCTGGGGCAGCTAGCCATGGAGGGCCTGGGGGCCTCTTGTTATGTCTTCACAGGCACAGAGCTACAGAAGTGTGGGGTGACCGAGGAAGATATCTGCATGGGGTTCCTCATCCGTAGTGAagacctctcctcctctactaacTGCAAACACTACGAGTTCCTGCACATTACCATGCAGTGCTTCTTTGCTGCTCTCTACATTGTCCTGAACAATAACTTGGACCGCTCCACCATCCCTAAGCTCTTTCAGCCGCAGGACAGGCAGCAACAGCCTGGCTTTCACAGGGTGTGTCTGGGGCACTGCTTGACCCAACAAGAAGGGGCCTTGAAGGAGGCCAATACGGCAGCAGAGACCCCCAACCTCCAGATAACAGCCACTTTTGTGTCTGGGCTCTTGTCTCAGCGCCACCGCAGCCTGCTGCTCCTCTCCTGCCCTGGGCCCACTCTGGACAGGAAGTCCAAGCAGGTGGTGACGTGCCTGTCCAAAGGCATACAGAAGCACTTTAAATCCATCCCTCGGCCtgtggagggggagaagaagagcaTGCACGCCATGCCGGGCTTCGTGTGGCTAATCAAGTGCATCCATGAGATGCAGGACAGCAGGATCGCCAGAGACACTATGGCTAAGCTAGAGGTGGAACACCTGAAGCTGACCTATTGTAACATAGGCCCTGTGGAGTGTACTGCGCTGGCCTACGTGCTCCAGCACCTTAGGAACCCTGTGGGGCTTCAGCTAGACTACAACTACGTAGGAGACGTTGGGGtggagcagctgctgccttgcctGCATGTCTGCCACTCTGTATA CCTGAGACACAATAACATATCAGATGAGGGAATCCGTAAATTGATTGAAAAAGGCATCCAGTGTGAGCGCTTTCAGAAGATTGC GCTCTTCAACAACAAGCTAACTGATGCCTGCACAGAGTGCTTCGCTCACCTCCTGAAGACGAAACAGAATTTTCTCTCTCTAAG GCTGGGAAACAATAACATCACAGCAGCAGGGGCAGGGCAACTGGCGGAGGGACTGAGGTTCAATCGGTCACTACAGTTCTTGGG GCTTTGGGGAAATAAAATAGGTGATAAAGGTGCAGAGGCCATTGCCAATGCTCTAAAGGACAGCCAAACCTTGGTGTGGCTCAG CCTGGTAGACAATGGTGTTGGCAGTGCAGGAGCATGTGCTCTTGCCCCACTCATCAAGAACAGTACGCTTGAGGAGCTGTG GTTAACCAAAAACTGCATCACAAGAACAGGTGTGGAGTGTCTAATACTGGCTCTTGAAGGCAACACTAGTGTGAAGGCAGTGTG GTTGAGAGGTAATGAGCTCAGCCCagaagaggtggaggagatgACACAGCGGGAACCCAGGCTTACATTCTGA
- the nod2 gene encoding nucleotide-binding oligomerization domain-containing protein 2 isoform X3: protein MSARQLVLRQRAELLGALCCGGSSEGLESVLDLLLSWGMLFWEDYQNVRVPGRALCANTRVLLDLVYTKGDETCQLLLAAFKQVLPEAQRAGLSFGNCRTADLENTRDDTKELHGTAIQTLQTDRPGLVRRLKDHIEGALEVLLHTGSFTPSDCDEVQLLVYTPSQQARRLLDQVRSKGEPAAKVLLQYFQQTEDHPSPFNQEAPPKECLSYQKKLRSTVSAQSHFLSTYGGTSSLSLEDIYTEGQLELAQGGSEAQPQTGALGLEDVVGLVGTLNQEADTVLVSGEAGSGKSTLLQRLHLLWARGAALHDFFLLFPFSCRRLSSEQRELSLRELLFLHCCWPDGDQDRIFQFILDHPHLILFTFDGLDEFMQSFSDSEQRHCCPTQCAPVPTLLFNLLQGSLMKGVRKVVTSRPEAVGPTLKRYLRKEVLLKGFSPGGIDCFVRKYLRDPTVATRVLESLRNNTALLGLCHIPVFCWIVSKCYKELLGCGEGEGSPQTITDVYLMILQHFFQRRASQRNTMGIGWVQEHQDTALHLGQLAMEGLGASCYVFTGTELQKCGVTEEDICMGFLIRSEDLSSSTNCKHYEFLHITMQCFFAALYIVLNNNLDRSTIPKLFQPQDRQQQPGFHRVCLGHCLTQQEGALKEANTAAETPNLQITATFVSGLLSQRHRSLLLLSCPGPTLDRKSKQVVTCLSKGIQKHFKSIPRPVEGEKKSMHAMPGFVWLIKCIHEMQDSRIARDTMAKLEVEHLKLTYCNIGPVECTALAYVLQHLRNPVGLQLDYNYVGDVGVEQLLPCLHVCHSVYLRHNNISDEGIRKLIEKGIQCERFQKIALFNNKLTDACTECFAHLLKTKQNFLSLRLGNNNITAAGAGQLAEGLRFNRSLQFLGLWGNKIGDKGAEAIANALKDSQTLVWLSLVDNGVGSAGACALAPLIKNSTLEELWLTKNCITRTGVECLILALEGNTSVKAVWLRGNELSPEEVEEMTQREPRLTF from the exons atgagtGCCCGGCAGCTGGTCCTGAGGCAGAGAGCAGAGCTGCTGGGTGCCCTGTGCTGTGGTGGCTCTTCTGAGGGTCTGGAGAGTGTATTGGACCTACTCCTGTCCTGGGGAATGCTGTTCTGGGAGGACTACCAGAATGTACGGGTACCAGGCCGTGCTCTGTGTGCCAACACAAGGGTGCTACTAGATCTTGTGTACACCAAGGGAGATGAGACCTGTCAACTGCTCCTGGCTGCTTTCAAACAG GTCCTCCCTGAGGCCCAAAGAGCTGGCCTCTCTTTTGGAAACTGTCGTACTGCCGATCTAGAAAATACAAGAGATGATACAAAAGAACTACATGGTACAGCTATCCAGaccctccagacagacaggcCTGGTCTGGTGAGGAGGCTAAAGGACCATATTGAAGGAGCTCTGGAGGTCCTGCTGCATACAGGCAGCTTTACACCATCTGATTGCGATGAAGTGCAGCTACTTGTGTACACCCCCTCACAACAG GCAAGGCGTCTACTGGACCAGGTCAGATCAAAGGGGGAGCCTGCAGCAAAGGTCCTACTGCAATACTTTCAGCAAACAGAGGACCATCCCTCACCATTTAACCAAGAGGCTCCTCCCAAAG AGTGCTTGTCCTATCAGAAGAAGCTGCGCAGCACTGTGTCGGCCCAGTCACATTTCCTCAGCACGTATGGAGGAACCAGCAGTCTGTCTCTAGAAGACATCTACACAGAGGGTCAGCTGGAGCTTGCCCAGGGTGGCAGTGAGGCCCAGCCCCAGACTGGTGCTCTGGGGCTGGAGGACGTGGTGGGCCTGGTGGGCACCCTGAACCAGGAGGCTGACACTGTGCTAGTCTCTGGGGAGGCAGGCAGTGGGAAGAGCACCCTTCTCCAGAGGCTGCACCTCCTCTGGGCCAGGGGGGCGGCTCTACATgatttcttcctcctctttcccttcaGCTGCCGCAGGCTGAGCTCGGAGCAGAGGGAGCTGTCTCTCAGAGAGCTGCTGTTCCTGCACTGCTGCTGGCCGGACGGGGACCAGGACCGAATCTTCCAGTTCATCCTGGACCATCCGCACCTCATCCTCTTCACCTTCGACGGCCTGGACGAGTTTATGCAGAGCTTCTCAGACTCAGAGCAGAGGCACTGCTGCCCCACCCAGTGTGCCCCAGTCCCCACCCTGCTCTTCAACTTGCTGCAGGGATCCCTCATGAAGGGGGTGAGGAAG GTGGTGACCAGCCGGCCAGAGGCAGTGGGTCCCACCCTGAAGCGGTACCTTCGCAAGGAAGTCCTCTTGAAAGGCTTCTCGCCCGGCGGGATCGACTGCTTCGTGAGGAAGTATCTTCGCGACCCGACGGTGGCCACCAGGGTCCTGGAGTCTCTACGaaacaacacagctctactgggcCTGTGTCACATCCCGGTTTTCTGCTGGATTGTGTCCAAGTGTTATAAGGAGCTGCTGGgctgtggagagggagagggcagtCCCCAGACCATCACAGATGTTTACCTCATGATCCTGCAGCACTTCTTCCAGCGCCGGGCCTCTCAGAGGAACACCATGGGGATAGGGTGGGTGCAGGAGCACCAGGATACTGCCTTGCATCTGGGGCAGCTAGCCATGGAGGGCCTGGGGGCCTCTTGTTATGTCTTCACAGGCACAGAGCTACAGAAGTGTGGGGTGACCGAGGAAGATATCTGCATGGGGTTCCTCATCCGTAGTGAagacctctcctcctctactaacTGCAAACACTACGAGTTCCTGCACATTACCATGCAGTGCTTCTTTGCTGCTCTCTACATTGTCCTGAACAATAACTTGGACCGCTCCACCATCCCTAAGCTCTTTCAGCCGCAGGACAGGCAGCAACAGCCTGGCTTTCACAGGGTGTGTCTGGGGCACTGCTTGACCCAACAAGAAGGGGCCTTGAAGGAGGCCAATACGGCAGCAGAGACCCCCAACCTCCAGATAACAGCCACTTTTGTGTCTGGGCTCTTGTCTCAGCGCCACCGCAGCCTGCTGCTCCTCTCCTGCCCTGGGCCCACTCTGGACAGGAAGTCCAAGCAGGTGGTGACGTGCCTGTCCAAAGGCATACAGAAGCACTTTAAATCCATCCCTCGGCCtgtggagggggagaagaagagcaTGCACGCCATGCCGGGCTTCGTGTGGCTAATCAAGTGCATCCATGAGATGCAGGACAGCAGGATCGCCAGAGACACTATGGCTAAGCTAGAGGTGGAACACCTGAAGCTGACCTATTGTAACATAGGCCCTGTGGAGTGTACTGCGCTGGCCTACGTGCTCCAGCACCTTAGGAACCCTGTGGGGCTTCAGCTAGACTACAACTACGTAGGAGACGTTGGGGtggagcagctgctgccttgcctGCATGTCTGCCACTCTGTATA CCTGAGACACAATAACATATCAGATGAGGGAATCCGTAAATTGATTGAAAAAGGCATCCAGTGTGAGCGCTTTCAGAAGATTGC GCTCTTCAACAACAAGCTAACTGATGCCTGCACAGAGTGCTTCGCTCACCTCCTGAAGACGAAACAGAATTTTCTCTCTCTAAG GCTGGGAAACAATAACATCACAGCAGCAGGGGCAGGGCAACTGGCGGAGGGACTGAGGTTCAATCGGTCACTACAGTTCTTGGG GCTTTGGGGAAATAAAATAGGTGATAAAGGTGCAGAGGCCATTGCCAATGCTCTAAAGGACAGCCAAACCTTGGTGTGGCTCAG CCTGGTAGACAATGGTGTTGGCAGTGCAGGAGCATGTGCTCTTGCCCCACTCATCAAGAACAGTACGCTTGAGGAGCTGTG GTTAACCAAAAACTGCATCACAAGAACAGGTGTGGAGTGTCTAATACTGGCTCTTGAAGGCAACACTAGTGTGAAGGCAGTGTG GTTGAGAGGTAATGAGCTCAGCCCagaagaggtggaggagatgACACAGCGGGAACCCAGGCTTACATTCTGA